In the genome of Dermatobacter hominis, the window CTCGCCCGGGTCCGGTCGCTCGAGTCGGCGCTCGCCGAGCTGACCGCCGCCCGCGACCGGTGGGCGGCCCCGGTCGAGGAGGCGGTCGCCGACGCCCGCGCCGCCCTCGGCGAGGCCGTCGCCGCGCTGGACGCCGCGTCGGCACGGCTGCAGCCGCCCGCGGTCGACGGCGCACGCGGTCCGGGCGGGGCCGGCGCCGGTGGTGCCGGTCGCGGCGCCCTGCCCGACGGTCCCGACGGCGGCGGGGCGCGGTCGTCGCGCGGACCGCGACGAGCTCGGCGGACCCCGGTCCGGCTCGTCCGCGGCGCCGTCGACGGCACGGTCGAGGCCACCGACCAGCTCCTGCGGGCTTCCGGCGTCCAGGTGGTCGTCGACGGCTACAACGTGAGCATGGAGGGGTGGCCGCACCTCGACGCCCGGACGCAGCGCGAGCGGCTGCTGTCGCTGCTCACCGCGGCGGCGGCTCGATCGGGAGCCGAGGTCCACGTCGTGTTCGACGGCGACGACGACGGCCGCCGACCCGCGGTGAGCAGCCCGCTCGCCGTGCGGGTCCGCTACACGCCGGCCGAGGTCGAGGCCGACGACGTGGTGATCGCCATGGCCCGGGACCTGCCCGCCGACCGGCCGGTCGTCGTCGTGAGCTCCGACCGCCGCGTGCAGGACG includes:
- a CDS encoding NYN domain-containing protein, encoding MRFRGRLSTRALETLTRTLDADEGFRTRVADGATEDLVGRAGWLFLHRPDGWEEELALLAAAESDRLARDRTEADERSAVRRAAQLEQAAHELRSRVAAATEGAARAERELEAERVRRRAAEGTVGDLQRRLDSAADERDRAVADLAAARREADERLARVRSLESALAELTAARDRWAAPVEEAVADARAALGEAVAALDAASARLQPPAVDGARGPGGAGAGGAGRGALPDGPDGGGARSSRGPRRARRTPVRLVRGAVDGTVEATDQLLRASGVQVVVDGYNVSMEGWPHLDARTQRERLLSLLTAAAARSGAEVHVVFDGDDDGRRPAVSSPLAVRVRYTPAEVEADDVVIAMARDLPADRPVVVVSSDRRVQDGARGAGANVVSASALLAWDRR